The Streptomyces sp. ICC1 DNA window TTCTTGGCGTCGATCTCCGCGATCAGGCCCTCGATGAGGCCCTTGATCTCGTCGCGGATGGGGCGGACGGCCTCGACGCCCTGGCCTGCCGGGTCCTCCAGCTGCCAGTCGAGGTACGTCTTGCCGGGGAAGTACGGGCAGGCGTCGCCGCAGCCCATCGTGATGATGTAGTCGGACGCCTGGGCGGCCTCCGGAGTGAGGACCTTCGGCTTCTGGTCGGAGATGTCGATGCCCAGCTCGGCCATGGCGGCGACGGCCGAGGGGTTGATCTGCTCTCCGGGGACCGAGCCGGCGGAGCGGACCTCGACGCGGTCGCCGGCGAGGTGGCGCAG harbors:
- a CDS encoding arsenate reductase ArsC: MSSAPAASVLFVCIHNAGRSQMAAGFLRHLAGDRVEVRSAGSVPGEQINPSAVAAMAELGIDISDQKPKVLTPEAAQASDYIITMGCGDACPYFPGKTYLDWQLEDPAGQGVEAVRPIRDEIKGLIEGLIAEIDAKKQA